One Actinoplanes missouriensis 431 DNA segment encodes these proteins:
- a CDS encoding TIGR02611 family protein, producing MRVLDRIRSNSTGRLALKIGVGVVGGLVVAVGIVLIPFPGPGWAIVILGLAILAIEFHWARGVLEFTKRHVQNWTHWIGRQSLPIRALVGLVGLIFIWAVVWASVRISFGVDLVQVALDWLKAR from the coding sequence GTGCGTGTGCTCGACCGTATCCGGTCCAACTCAACCGGGCGGCTCGCTCTCAAGATCGGTGTAGGTGTCGTCGGCGGCCTGGTCGTGGCCGTCGGCATCGTGCTGATCCCGTTCCCCGGCCCCGGCTGGGCGATCGTGATCCTCGGTCTGGCGATCCTGGCCATCGAGTTCCACTGGGCGCGCGGCGTCCTCGAATTCACCAAACGCCACGTGCAGAACTGGACCCACTGGATCGGCCGGCAGTCCCTGCCGATCCGCGCCCTGGTCGGTCTGGTCGGCCTGATCTTCATCTGGGCGGTGGTCTGGGCCAGCGTCCGGATCAGCTTCGGCGTCGACCTGGTGCAGGTCGCGCTGGACTGGCTGAAGGCACGCTGA
- a CDS encoding helix-turn-helix transcriptional regulator, which translates to MPAMTSADTAHAYTLPDWAGISGCALPVTAGAVTGLLAHHALLLTVTGPLVAEVDFTVHRCEPGTLLWIRPGQALRVEPGKHESTTIVFRPGLFGPDDLPGLAPDDPGGPARHPIPLTGSAEFDSLVRDAAGPPGTTAAALLRHELAALLLRLSLLDPAPESPGHVESRTFERFRRRLEAGYPQTRRVEDYAAELGCSVRTLTRASLAITGRTAKQVVDDRVALQARRLLAATSLSVAEVGRNLGFGEPTNFGRFFHRETGLSPGQFRGRYVDEPSGGGIPAQRRPSD; encoded by the coding sequence ATGCCCGCAATGACTTCCGCCGATACGGCGCACGCGTACACCCTGCCCGACTGGGCGGGGATCAGCGGCTGCGCCCTTCCGGTGACCGCAGGCGCCGTCACCGGACTCCTCGCACACCACGCTCTCCTGCTGACCGTTACCGGTCCGCTCGTCGCCGAGGTGGACTTCACGGTCCACCGCTGCGAGCCCGGAACGCTGCTCTGGATCCGTCCGGGTCAGGCGCTCCGGGTCGAACCGGGTAAGCACGAGAGCACGACGATCGTCTTCCGGCCCGGCCTGTTCGGCCCGGACGATCTTCCCGGCCTGGCGCCCGACGATCCCGGAGGACCGGCGCGCCATCCGATCCCGCTGACCGGCAGCGCCGAGTTCGACAGCCTGGTCCGTGACGCGGCCGGCCCGCCCGGCACGACGGCGGCCGCCCTGCTCCGGCACGAGCTCGCGGCGCTGCTGTTGCGGCTGAGCCTCCTCGACCCGGCACCGGAGTCGCCGGGACACGTGGAGAGCCGGACCTTCGAGCGGTTCCGCCGCCGGCTGGAAGCGGGCTATCCGCAGACCCGCCGGGTGGAGGACTACGCGGCCGAGCTGGGCTGCTCCGTGCGTACCCTGACGCGCGCCAGCCTCGCGATCACCGGCCGGACCGCCAAGCAGGTGGTGGACGACCGCGTCGCGCTCCAGGCGCGGCGGCTCCTCGCCGCGACCTCGCTGTCGGTCGCCGAGGTGGGCCGCAACCTCGGGTTCGGGGAGCCGACCAACTTCGGCCGGTTCTTCCACCGGGAGACCGGCCTCAGCCCCGGCCAGTTCCGCGGACGATACGTGGACGAGCCGTCCGGCGGCGGGATACCCGCTCAGCGACGCCCTTCTGACTGA
- a CDS encoding RCC1 domain-containing protein → MALLLRITVAGLAGTSGAATAAGVANAAGAASAAKTASAAKTASAAKTASAAKTASAAGVANAAAPIRAHLASGYAHTCAIRADGGLWCWGSNSSGQLGDGTTTTRATPARVGDATWVAVDAGTGFTCGIRADASLWCWGSNTRGQLGDGTTTRRTTPVQVGAGTDWATVSTGDSHTCAVRTDGTLWCWGFNRLGQLGDGAVVYTATAPQRVDTATTWANVATGYAHTCATRTDGTLWCWGDSSAGQLGLGLLSYRTTPGQVGTLTSWDTLTAGFFSTCATRTDGTLWCWGENGYGQLGVTGIYRTTPVQVGTATDWAGVRAGLDTACGTRIDGSLWCWGNNTSGQLGDGTTTHRYAPVRIGAASDWTADVAAGFHNCAVRASGTLWCWGDNASGQLGDGTTATRPDPRQVTFA, encoded by the coding sequence ATGGCACTGTTGCTCAGAATCACGGTGGCCGGCCTCGCCGGGACGTCCGGCGCAGCCACCGCCGCCGGGGTAGCGAACGCGGCCGGCGCCGCCAGCGCAGCCAAGACGGCCAGCGCAGCCAAGACGGCCAGCGCAGCCAAGACGGCCAGCGCAGCCAAGACGGCCAGCGCGGCCGGAGTTGCGAACGCTGCCGCCCCGATCCGGGCCCACCTGGCCTCGGGCTACGCGCACACCTGCGCCATCCGCGCCGACGGCGGGCTCTGGTGCTGGGGAAGCAACAGCAGCGGCCAGCTCGGTGACGGCACGACCACGACCCGGGCCACCCCGGCGCGGGTCGGTGACGCGACCTGGGTGGCCGTCGACGCCGGCACCGGGTTCACCTGCGGCATCCGTGCCGATGCCAGCCTGTGGTGCTGGGGAAGCAACACCCGGGGCCAGCTCGGCGACGGCACGACCACCCGGCGTACCACCCCCGTCCAGGTCGGCGCCGGGACGGACTGGGCCACGGTCAGCACCGGCGACAGCCACACGTGCGCGGTCCGCACCGACGGGACACTGTGGTGCTGGGGCTTCAACCGCCTCGGGCAGCTCGGTGACGGCGCCGTCGTCTACACCGCCACCGCACCGCAGCGCGTGGACACGGCCACCACCTGGGCGAACGTGGCCACCGGCTACGCGCACACCTGCGCCACCCGCACCGACGGCACCCTGTGGTGCTGGGGCGACAGTTCGGCCGGGCAGCTCGGTCTCGGCCTGCTCAGCTACCGGACCACCCCGGGCCAGGTCGGCACCCTGACCAGCTGGGACACCCTGACGGCCGGGTTCTTCTCCACCTGCGCGACCCGCACCGACGGCACGCTGTGGTGCTGGGGTGAGAACGGTTACGGCCAGCTCGGTGTCACCGGCATCTACCGGACCACGCCGGTGCAGGTCGGCACGGCCACCGACTGGGCGGGCGTCCGCGCCGGCCTGGACACCGCCTGCGGGACGCGCATCGACGGCTCGCTCTGGTGCTGGGGCAACAACACCTCAGGCCAGCTCGGCGACGGCACCACGACCCACCGGTACGCCCCGGTGCGCATCGGCGCCGCCTCGGATTGGACCGCCGACGTGGCGGCCGGTTTCCACAACTGCGCCGTCCGGGCGAGCGGCACCCTGTGGTGCTGGGGCGACAACGCCTCCGGGCAGCTCGGGGACGGCACCACGGCCACCCGCCCGGACCCGCGCCAGGTGACCTTCGCCTGA
- a CDS encoding SsgA family sporulation/cell division regulator, protein MSTIRPTTVEVETSLRLVAPDATALPVRASLRYDPADPYAVHVLFHAESAGGEAVSWSFARELLVTGLDEPAGIGDVRVWPWATPRGDFVALALSSPDGNALFEVPRSVLVRFLRRTYVVVPRGRESDHLDVDAAVNRLLAGR, encoded by the coding sequence ATGAGTACCATTCGTCCAACGACCGTCGAGGTCGAAACCTCGCTGCGGCTCGTAGCGCCTGACGCGACGGCACTGCCCGTGCGCGCCAGTCTGCGGTACGACCCAGCCGACCCGTACGCGGTCCATGTGTTGTTCCACGCAGAATCAGCCGGTGGGGAAGCCGTGAGCTGGTCTTTCGCGCGGGAACTGCTTGTCACCGGGCTCGATGAGCCCGCGGGGATCGGCGACGTCCGGGTGTGGCCGTGGGCCACGCCGCGGGGCGATTTCGTCGCCCTGGCCTTGTCGTCGCCGGACGGCAACGCGCTGTTCGAGGTGCCGCGCAGCGTCCTGGTCCGGTTCCTGCGGCGCACCTACGTGGTGGTGCCGCGGGGGCGCGAGTCGGATCACCTGGATGTCGACGCGGCCGTCAACAGGCTGCTGGCGGGTCGATAG
- a CDS encoding alpha/beta fold hydrolase → MPIFHSRWTTVAGLRTHDRFCTASPGLPVVFVHGLAVSHRYLLPTARALAGRHPVLVPDLPGFGRSDKPPAAWDVTRHGDHLGAWLDTLGLGPVCLAGHSFGAEVVARLAADRPALVAGLVLAGPTADPVARSRSGLIRRFLVDMLVEAPAQAPMIARDALQAGLWRVLATVDHSVRNRIEDDLARLPVRPLILGGELDPIAPLRWRASVTSATGGVAITIPRAAHNVMTTSGRRSADAIAGFLSMGTRRAVPDRSVISPVVPRP, encoded by the coding sequence GTGCCGATCTTCCACAGCCGCTGGACCACCGTTGCCGGACTCCGCACCCATGACCGGTTCTGCACAGCGTCGCCGGGCCTGCCGGTGGTCTTCGTGCACGGGCTCGCGGTTTCGCACCGCTATCTCCTGCCGACCGCCCGCGCCCTGGCCGGCCGGCATCCGGTGCTGGTCCCGGACCTGCCCGGCTTCGGCCGCAGCGACAAGCCGCCGGCAGCCTGGGACGTCACCCGGCACGGGGACCACCTGGGCGCCTGGCTGGACACGCTCGGTCTCGGCCCGGTCTGCCTGGCCGGGCACTCGTTCGGCGCCGAGGTGGTCGCGCGTCTCGCCGCCGACCGGCCCGCGCTGGTGGCCGGGCTCGTGCTGGCCGGCCCGACCGCCGATCCGGTGGCCCGATCGCGGTCCGGCCTGATCCGCCGGTTCCTGGTGGACATGCTGGTGGAAGCACCCGCCCAGGCACCGATGATCGCCCGGGACGCGCTGCAGGCCGGGCTGTGGCGTGTGCTCGCGACAGTGGATCACTCGGTCCGCAACCGGATCGAAGACGACCTGGCCCGGCTCCCGGTGCGCCCCCTGATCCTCGGCGGCGAGCTCGATCCGATCGCCCCGCTGCGCTGGCGGGCGAGCGTCACGAGCGCTACCGGCGGGGTGGCGATCACGATTCCCCGGGCGGCCCACAACGTGATGACGACGTCGGGCCGGCGCAGCGCGGATGCCATCGCGGGCTTTCTTTCGATGGGTACGCGCAGAGCAGTCCCCGACCGCAGCGTGATCAGTCCCGTCGTTCCCCGCCCCTGA
- a CDS encoding RrF2 family transcriptional regulator, translating into MQISARGDYAVRAALSLAQAYPALMSAQAIAQEQEMPRKFLEAVLADLRRAGVVRAQRGAEGGYTLSHPPRDVAVGQIIRAVDGPLAGVRGLRPEETQYTGAAENLPSLWVAVRAAVREVLDEVSLAELLSGKMPAHVRKLTTRPDAWQPR; encoded by the coding sequence GTGCAGATCTCCGCGCGCGGTGACTACGCGGTCCGGGCCGCCCTCAGTTTGGCGCAGGCCTATCCCGCTCTGATGTCCGCTCAGGCCATTGCCCAAGAACAAGAGATGCCTCGGAAGTTCCTCGAGGCCGTGCTCGCCGACCTTCGCCGCGCCGGCGTGGTGCGGGCACAGCGTGGCGCCGAAGGTGGTTACACGCTGTCGCACCCGCCACGCGACGTCGCGGTCGGGCAGATCATCCGGGCCGTCGACGGGCCGCTCGCCGGCGTGCGCGGCCTGCGTCCCGAGGAGACTCAGTACACGGGCGCCGCGGAGAACCTGCCGAGCCTCTGGGTGGCCGTCCGGGCGGCGGTCCGGGAGGTGCTCGACGAGGTGAGCCTCGCCGAGCTCCTCAGCGGGAAGATGCCGGCGCACGTCCGGAAACTCACGACCCGCCCCGACGCCTGGCAGCCACGGTAA
- a CDS encoding fibronectin type III domain-containing protein, protein MAPPLAELTAQAQTLSSAGDLAGARALLDRVLRDANADPRRATADLAIAAALHARVLIALGDPQAARLWAAFAHAAEERLHGARDERTIAAAATHAAVLQRIGQHGRAALVYNDLVGELARLDGPQAPRVLAAEADLAIAEHAAGHCGPARARLARAWRLHREAHGDAAPAGIKMLARLGAMERECGRDAEAAEHLALAQELSSRYLPSDHPLARQAARLSSAKPSGRHACGATEQPGGQTGGTPFRPFPRRPTVSDPGPVTPPPYPAEAPGMPPPDDRPTDPRGTVYPIEGDEMPPPDNRPTDPNGTVYQQPLYLSDVHRLPGDLTGRHARADTPPPLPGHRAPDYDEEGKPAPVGTALPVPTEEPRRNRPAHPLLLAAALAGGVAAAAAVVILTLPDADGATGQQAAPPASAPLASAPAASAPVEKTTAAGEPGAPQNLRLRDNGDSVSLEWVYPKGAGGPVHVAAGKDGAEPRKFQELPAGAADYMVYSLSSTANYCFRVAVEYSADRIADSAPVCTNR, encoded by the coding sequence ATGGCCCCTCCGCTCGCTGAACTCACCGCCCAGGCGCAGACGCTCTCGTCCGCCGGTGACCTCGCGGGCGCCCGGGCATTGCTGGACCGGGTGCTGCGCGACGCCAACGCCGATCCCCGCCGCGCCACCGCCGACCTCGCCATCGCCGCCGCCCTGCACGCCCGGGTGCTGATCGCGCTCGGCGACCCGCAGGCCGCCCGGCTCTGGGCCGCGTTCGCGCACGCCGCCGAGGAGCGGCTGCACGGTGCCCGCGACGAGCGCACGATCGCGGCGGCCGCGACGCACGCGGCGGTGCTCCAGCGGATCGGCCAGCACGGGCGGGCCGCGCTGGTCTACAACGACCTGGTCGGCGAGCTCGCCCGGCTGGACGGCCCGCAGGCGCCCCGGGTGCTCGCCGCCGAGGCGGACCTGGCGATCGCCGAGCACGCGGCCGGCCACTGCGGCCCGGCCCGCGCCCGGCTCGCCCGGGCCTGGCGGCTGCACCGGGAGGCGCACGGCGACGCCGCCCCGGCCGGCATCAAGATGCTGGCCCGGCTCGGCGCCATGGAACGTGAGTGCGGCCGCGACGCCGAGGCCGCCGAGCATCTCGCGCTCGCCCAGGAGCTGAGCTCGCGGTACCTGCCGTCCGACCACCCGCTGGCCCGGCAGGCCGCGCGGCTGTCCAGCGCCAAGCCGTCCGGCCGGCACGCCTGCGGCGCGACCGAGCAGCCCGGCGGGCAGACCGGCGGCACACCGTTCCGGCCGTTCCCCCGCCGGCCGACGGTCAGCGACCCAGGCCCGGTGACGCCGCCGCCCTACCCGGCCGAGGCGCCCGGCATGCCCCCGCCGGACGACCGGCCCACCGACCCGCGGGGCACGGTCTACCCCATCGAGGGCGACGAGATGCCGCCGCCGGACAACCGGCCCACCGACCCCAACGGAACCGTCTACCAGCAGCCGCTCTATCTCAGCGACGTGCACCGGCTGCCCGGCGACCTGACCGGGCGGCACGCCCGCGCCGACACCCCGCCACCCCTGCCCGGGCATCGCGCCCCGGACTACGACGAGGAGGGGAAACCGGCGCCGGTGGGGACGGCTCTGCCCGTACCCACCGAGGAACCGCGACGGAACCGCCCGGCGCACCCCCTGCTGCTCGCGGCGGCCCTGGCCGGCGGCGTCGCCGCCGCGGCCGCCGTGGTGATCCTGACCCTGCCGGACGCGGACGGCGCCACCGGGCAGCAGGCCGCTCCCCCCGCCTCCGCGCCACTCGCCTCCGCGCCGGCGGCATCCGCCCCGGTCGAGAAGACGACCGCCGCCGGCGAGCCCGGAGCGCCGCAGAACCTGCGGCTGCGTGACAACGGGGACAGCGTCTCGCTGGAGTGGGTGTACCCGAAGGGTGCCGGCGGGCCGGTGCACGTGGCCGCCGGCAAGGACGGCGCCGAGCCGAGGAAGTTCCAGGAGCTGCCGGCCGGGGCCGCCGACTACATGGTCTACAGCCTCAGCAGCACGGCGAACTACTGCTTTCGGGTCGCGGTCGAGTACAGCGCCGACCGGATCGCCGACTCCGCGCCGGTCTGCACGAACCGGTGA
- a CDS encoding AfsR/SARP family transcriptional regulator, translating into MVRDDHGRRAGWDNVRFEVLGPFQVRDGERVVDIGRPQHRAVLAALLIDAGRVVPAEVLLGRVWGEQPGAGGTASLYACISRLRKRLGPIIVTQAPGYRLDVAGRDIDAVRFSELVSAARRAIAAGRPEDARAHVTEALALHRGTPYGGIRSDFAAHEVSRLEDQVLAATELAAELDLTLGREADLVTWLPDTVAAHPLREGMRGTLMTALYRLGRQAEALRLYDEAQRLLSDELGVDPGPALQRLHTLVLRQDPSLDAAPETPRPRATPRTAEAATPQPARDDMVGRDQELGRCRAALHRARDGAPAVVVVYGEAGIGKTRLVEEVTRDRGDVAWGRCFDHAGSPAFGPWAQVLATLAELRGSGLVTRALTGRGAEAALLLPPHAVPGARPAPVAGAPEVARARLYDAVTAFLEAMAAERPVTVVLEDLHWADPESAELTEYVAATARAGGLALLMTVRTPAEDGGAQGETLLAALARRPGTERVALHGLDTADVRRFAAGRLGTDVDGEAAERLRRRTDGNPFYIAELVRLLGEERQISGRALGTVPTTVRAVIERRLRHLDPATRELLATAAVLGRGFDLRVLGDVAGRTPAEVAAGLDPAATAGILVPDPESPGRWSFAHALVQDTLATVTGPMRRAALHAQVAETLERRHDGDLAAVAASLAHHHAAAGLMGDPARAVSFSLLAAEAAQERLAFGEGRRHLERALDLVSSVPGAAAAELELRARVQLGSLLTLLYGYNAEEVSVQRRRALRLATETGSTEHLLSALWGTWGIALVSGDFPAADAVADEMAAACANDPLMELAYHHARGQIRYHQGRLLEAKGHLERAAELADRHAKAVRLEIFLQHPAVAARSWLAKVLALMGDTAASDEAARMAEVRNRAVGDPYTATYIDILEGWRAVFLDRPEDALRHGEHGYAVAEEHGFAQLVAFSLVPRGWGRARHGRTAEGATDIERAIAIFSSQPTGHMFGPIMAYALADALRVAGRTEEALETTEAGIAEGERIGERFFLAGLYLQRAELTGDGAHDRERAAGIAREQSAGLFLRGRE; encoded by the coding sequence ATGGTCCGCGACGATCATGGTCGCAGGGCGGGATGGGACAACGTGCGGTTCGAGGTGCTCGGCCCCTTTCAGGTTCGGGACGGCGAGCGGGTGGTCGACATCGGTCGCCCGCAGCACCGGGCCGTCCTGGCGGCGCTGCTGATCGACGCGGGGCGCGTCGTGCCGGCCGAGGTACTGCTCGGCCGGGTCTGGGGCGAGCAGCCCGGTGCGGGTGGGACCGCCTCGCTGTATGCCTGCATCTCGCGGCTGCGCAAGCGGCTGGGGCCGATCATCGTCACCCAGGCGCCCGGGTACCGGCTGGACGTCGCCGGCCGCGACATCGACGCCGTCCGGTTCTCCGAGCTGGTCTCGGCCGCCCGGCGGGCCATCGCCGCCGGCCGGCCCGAGGACGCCCGCGCGCACGTCACCGAGGCCCTGGCGCTGCATCGGGGCACCCCGTACGGCGGAATCCGGTCCGATTTCGCGGCGCACGAGGTGAGCCGCCTGGAGGACCAGGTGCTGGCCGCGACCGAGCTGGCGGCCGAGCTCGACCTGACCCTCGGGCGCGAGGCCGACCTGGTCACCTGGTTGCCCGACACGGTGGCCGCGCACCCGCTGCGCGAGGGCATGCGGGGCACTTTGATGACCGCGCTCTATCGTCTGGGCCGCCAGGCCGAGGCGCTTCGCCTGTACGACGAGGCGCAGCGCCTGCTCAGCGACGAGCTGGGGGTCGACCCCGGTCCGGCGCTGCAGCGGTTGCACACACTGGTGCTGCGGCAGGACCCCAGCCTCGACGCCGCGCCCGAGACGCCGCGGCCGCGCGCCACACCGCGTACGGCCGAGGCAGCGACGCCACAACCGGCCCGCGACGACATGGTCGGCCGCGACCAGGAGCTCGGCCGATGCCGGGCGGCTCTGCACCGGGCCCGGGACGGCGCGCCCGCCGTGGTCGTGGTCTACGGCGAGGCCGGCATCGGCAAGACGCGCCTGGTCGAGGAGGTGACGCGGGACCGCGGCGACGTGGCCTGGGGCCGCTGCTTCGACCACGCGGGCAGCCCGGCGTTCGGCCCGTGGGCTCAGGTGCTGGCCACCCTCGCCGAGCTGCGCGGAAGCGGGCTGGTGACGCGCGCGCTGACCGGCCGGGGAGCCGAGGCCGCCCTGCTGCTGCCGCCACACGCCGTCCCGGGCGCGCGCCCGGCTCCGGTCGCGGGCGCGCCTGAGGTGGCCCGGGCCCGGCTGTACGACGCGGTGACCGCCTTCCTGGAGGCCATGGCGGCCGAGCGACCGGTCACCGTGGTCCTGGAGGACCTGCACTGGGCGGATCCCGAGTCGGCCGAGCTGACCGAGTACGTCGCCGCGACCGCCCGCGCCGGAGGCCTGGCGCTGCTGATGACCGTGCGCACCCCGGCCGAGGACGGCGGGGCCCAGGGCGAGACCCTGCTGGCCGCGCTGGCCCGGCGACCCGGCACCGAGCGGGTCGCGCTGCACGGCCTGGACACCGCGGACGTACGACGGTTCGCCGCCGGCCGCCTCGGCACCGACGTCGACGGCGAGGCGGCCGAACGGTTGCGTCGCCGCACCGACGGTAACCCGTTCTACATCGCCGAGTTGGTGCGGTTGCTCGGCGAGGAACGGCAGATCTCCGGGCGGGCTCTGGGTACGGTCCCGACGACCGTGCGCGCCGTCATCGAACGCCGGTTGCGCCACCTGGACCCGGCGACGCGCGAGCTGCTCGCGACCGCCGCCGTCCTCGGGCGCGGCTTCGACCTGCGAGTGCTCGGCGACGTCGCCGGCCGTACCCCCGCCGAGGTGGCCGCGGGCCTGGACCCGGCCGCGACCGCGGGCATCCTCGTGCCCGATCCGGAAAGCCCCGGCCGGTGGTCCTTCGCGCACGCCCTGGTGCAGGACACGCTGGCCACGGTGACCGGACCGATGCGCCGGGCCGCCCTGCACGCCCAGGTGGCCGAGACCCTCGAGCGGCGCCACGACGGCGACCTCGCCGCGGTGGCCGCGTCCCTGGCGCACCACCACGCGGCGGCCGGCCTGATGGGCGACCCCGCCCGGGCGGTCAGCTTCAGCCTGCTCGCCGCCGAGGCCGCGCAGGAACGGCTCGCCTTCGGCGAGGGACGGCGGCACCTGGAACGCGCTCTCGACCTCGTTTCGTCGGTGCCCGGCGCCGCGGCGGCCGAGCTGGAGTTGCGGGCCCGCGTCCAGCTCGGCTCGCTGCTCACCCTCCTGTACGGCTACAACGCCGAGGAAGTGAGCGTGCAGCGGCGGCGCGCGCTGCGGCTGGCCACCGAGACCGGCTCGACCGAGCACCTCTTGTCGGCCCTGTGGGGCACGTGGGGGATCGCGCTGGTCTCCGGCGACTTCCCGGCGGCCGACGCGGTTGCGGACGAGATGGCGGCCGCCTGCGCCAACGACCCGCTCATGGAGTTGGCCTACCACCACGCCCGCGGGCAGATCCGGTATCACCAGGGCCGGCTGCTCGAGGCCAAGGGCCACCTGGAACGCGCGGCTGAGCTGGCCGACCGGCACGCGAAGGCCGTTCGCCTGGAGATCTTCCTGCAGCACCCGGCCGTCGCCGCCCGCAGCTGGCTGGCCAAGGTTCTGGCCCTGATGGGCGACACCGCGGCCTCGGACGAGGCCGCGCGCATGGCCGAGGTGCGTAACCGGGCGGTCGGTGACCCGTACACGGCCACCTACATCGACATCCTGGAAGGCTGGCGGGCCGTGTTCCTGGACCGGCCCGAGGACGCGCTACGGCACGGCGAGCACGGCTACGCCGTCGCCGAGGAACACGGCTTCGCCCAGCTGGTGGCGTTCAGCCTGGTGCCCCGGGGCTGGGGCCGCGCCCGCCACGGCCGGACCGCCGAAGGCGCGACCGACATCGAGCGGGCCATCGCCATCTTCTCGTCCCAGCCCACCGGGCACATGTTCGGGCCCATCATGGCGTATGCCCTGGCGGACGCGCTGCGCGTGGCCGGTCGCACCGAGGAGGCACTCGAGACCACCGAGGCGGGGATCGCCGAGGGCGAGCGGATCGGCGAGCGGTTCTTCTTGGCCGGGCTGTACCTACAGCGGGCCGAGCTGACCGGGGACGGGGCGCACGACCGGGAGCGGGCCGCCGGAATCGCCCGTGAGCAGTCGGCCGGACTCTTCCTCCGGGGGCGCGAATAG
- a CDS encoding GGDEF domain-containing protein, whose translation MTTETANCAPALDALERAVEELEGRPMSQFRAVRAPAEEVERQARELGADELAQRALLLRAAVLLRDGRTGEGGQLAHQVRAWAEQNNVPYVLARAHRELSIFYRAVGDFSEGLTHAVQSVAMLPEDVPGNVRARHLLSLSVALEEGGSPMDGERRAREALALAAAAGDTELTVLVLNNLAYSAFELDDEPSARMLVGQMQEIQQRTGHRFGANEIDTMARVELMGDRFDAVEELLLPVLADQVAANEGDAVAECLLTLALTRRRSGRFDAAQEALDAARVLCAERELAAVSARVREEQAALYAATGRFAEAYEEHRAFHAESSALHSAQRDARARALQAVFEANEARRVSEHFREMAHRDALTGLYNRRYINERVPALLLEAAARRRPLSLAIVDLDHFKRINDTFSHTTGDTVLQHIAELLVEAAGTSGTAARMGGEEFLLIYPGVEADEAAERCERLRLRIRAHGWEPITGAVPVTTSVGVTTTPDGRGTFSALLSQADRNLYAAKRTGRDRVTTDACG comes from the coding sequence GTGACGACCGAGACGGCGAACTGTGCCCCCGCCCTCGACGCGCTGGAACGCGCCGTCGAGGAGCTCGAGGGCCGTCCCATGTCACAGTTCCGCGCCGTTCGGGCCCCGGCCGAGGAGGTCGAACGGCAGGCCCGTGAGCTCGGCGCCGACGAGCTGGCGCAGCGTGCCCTGCTGCTGCGCGCCGCGGTCCTGCTCCGCGACGGCCGCACCGGCGAGGGCGGACAGCTCGCCCACCAGGTGCGCGCCTGGGCGGAACAGAACAACGTGCCGTACGTGCTGGCCCGGGCGCACCGGGAGCTCTCCATCTTCTACCGGGCCGTCGGCGACTTCTCCGAGGGCCTGACCCACGCCGTGCAGAGCGTCGCCATGCTGCCCGAGGACGTGCCGGGCAACGTGCGGGCGCGGCACCTGCTGTCGCTCTCCGTCGCGCTGGAGGAGGGCGGCTCGCCGATGGACGGCGAACGCCGGGCCCGGGAGGCCCTCGCCCTGGCGGCGGCCGCCGGTGACACCGAGCTGACCGTGCTGGTGCTGAACAACCTGGCGTACAGCGCGTTCGAGCTGGACGACGAGCCGTCCGCGCGGATGCTGGTCGGCCAGATGCAGGAGATCCAGCAGCGGACCGGGCACCGGTTCGGCGCCAACGAGATCGACACGATGGCCCGGGTCGAGCTGATGGGCGACAGGTTCGACGCCGTCGAGGAGCTGCTGCTGCCGGTCCTCGCCGACCAGGTCGCCGCGAACGAGGGCGACGCCGTCGCCGAATGCCTGCTCACGCTCGCACTGACCCGCCGCCGCAGCGGACGGTTCGACGCCGCGCAGGAGGCGCTCGACGCGGCCCGGGTGCTCTGCGCCGAACGGGAGCTCGCCGCGGTCAGCGCCCGGGTCCGCGAGGAGCAGGCCGCGCTGTACGCCGCGACCGGTCGCTTCGCCGAGGCCTACGAGGAGCACCGCGCCTTCCACGCCGAGTCCAGCGCGCTGCACTCGGCGCAGCGGGACGCCCGGGCCCGCGCGCTGCAGGCCGTCTTCGAGGCGAACGAGGCCCGCCGGGTCAGCGAGCACTTCCGCGAGATGGCCCACCGGGACGCGCTGACCGGCCTCTACAACCGCCGTTACATCAACGAGCGGGTGCCGGCCCTGCTCCTGGAGGCCGCCGCCCGCCGTCGCCCGCTCTCCCTCGCCATCGTCGACCTGGACCACTTCAAACGGATCAACGACACGTTCTCGCACACCACCGGCGACACCGTCCTGCAGCACATCGCGGAGCTGCTGGTGGAGGCCGCCGGCACGTCCGGCACGGCGGCCCGGATGGGCGGCGAGGAGTTCCTGCTGATCTATCCGGGCGTCGAGGCCGACGAGGCGGCGGAGCGCTGCGAGCGGCTCCGGCTGCGGATCCGCGCGCACGGCTGGGAGCCGATCACCGGCGCCGTCCCGGTGACCACGAGCGTGGGGGTGACGACTACGCCGGACGGCCGGGGCACCTTCTCGGCGCTGCTCTCCCAGGCGGACCGCAACCTCTATGCCGCGAAGCGCACCGGCCGCGACCGGGTGACGACCGACGCCTGCGGGTAA
- a CDS encoding DUF4236 domain-containing protein produces MGLVFRSRKKFGPLILNFTENGYSSWSLKIGRWSWNSRTRAHRVDLPGPMSWKQDKSRSR; encoded by the coding sequence ATGGGACTCGTGTTCCGCAGCCGCAAGAAGTTCGGCCCCCTGATTCTGAACTTCACCGAGAACGGCTACTCGTCGTGGAGCCTGAAGATCGGCCGCTGGTCCTGGAACTCCCGGACCCGCGCGCACCGCGTGGACCTGCCCGGCCCGATGTCGTGGAAGCAGGACAAGTCACGCAGCCGGTGA